TGTGATTTAGTGAAGCAGTGATAGCATAAAGGCATCCCGTTTCTAtaattttctttatttcttttcaaCTTTAAGTTCTATCTTAGTCATACTTAATAACCACTTTGGTCTTTTAACGAATGAATAACTCCACCATATAATCGGTAACTGCTATTCCCTGAACCTTTAAAGTTACtttgtcttattttaaattaggAAAACAAGTCCGTGAGCGTTTAACAAAAGCAGCTAAACTTATTTAGGTCTTAACAAGTGCAACCGATCGTTCAGAgaaggagccgctgtaaaaagagcGTGTTCAGATTTTATCCTTATTTCAAATTGGTTACCCAATCAGGGTTATTTTTCGGAAGCAAAACCCGACTGACActctaaaactggggcggtgagaacctaaacgaatccttcTCGCAGTCGGCTTGGAGAGTTCCCGTCAACTCCTGAATTTTGACTGTGTTACAGCACGTGGAGATAAAGCGGAGCTTTAACCCGCACTTAGTTCTGCTTACAAGTGCCACACTAGCAGCATCGGTTTGAGGCCCCATGGACTTGAGGACAGAATTTTACTCTGAGATTAGACGCCGAAAGTGTACATATAATTCTCTAACCGCTTTAAGCAtcaaattttatttcttttattttctctttataaACGTGGTATGTGAGGGAGAGAGTATTGGATGGTGATCTAAAAGCTgtgttctattctattctattctattctaatatgccatttgaatttggctctgcCAAGTGTGAAAATTACTTTTGAGTATTTCAACAAGCATCAAGCAAGTTTGGCTGCACACTGAGTTAactgagttcctttttttttttttttatcaatttaatctccagagttaatgctttaattttAACAGCcctatttaatgttaaatttttACAATATCAGCgatctatttttatttgtttcctcTATTGTGAACCCTATAAcacttttttaactcattcactgccattgacggaaaaagacgtcaaatgatgcatttttttctgggctggcagtgaatgtgttaatcagTTTTGCTTTTGCTAAGGGACTACagtatgttatttatttgttaaatttatttaattttatagaAGATTCTggggttatctcatgtttttattttgtatagtgGACGCCAGGAGAGTATGAGAGCttgtatgtaacatttttaaaatgaacatcatgcaaatcaacttgcgattatgattggttagctaggatccaatcatgaaccagaaagcgacatcatccaaattgtgttttactgctttagacacaaaaacatttcatgtcCATCCGAAGGGGTTATTGTATATCAGGATAGGTAGCCTACTGTTAGTGTGAAGGGATTCAATTCATGCCATGATGTGAATTTGAGGCCCTATCGCTCAGTCCTCAGTTTCTATTTGAAGgacgtttaaaagaaaaatgtgaaaataatttaCATACCTGTTTCTATTTGAAAGAAatttatgacaaaaatatgaaaagaaaaatacatacaatCTTACATACAACGAACAACAAATCTGTAAAATTTTAAActttcttgtttaaaaaaaaataaaacatttttttacatacagtattacaaataaattacacATTTACGGGGGGGGGCTGCCCCCTGCTGTCATACAGCCTCCTTACAGTCCTTACATTATTAGAGTACTAACTTGTCTGTGAACGGCGCTATACAAATGAAGGTTACTTAATTAATTActaacttatttatgtattatatataattcTCGATGTGTACATAAATATTGTGTATATTATACATCCACCCAGACTAGCCCTCATAACgtgcaaacatccatccatccatccatccatgtcgttttgtaaacagaaccATGTCATCAGTTACAATTGTCGCTGCTGCTTGTTCATTAAATGAGGGATGTGTTCTAAATTTACCAACTTAAACCTCACCCTGTGTATTTCGCGGTACAATTCGgcgtataaataatttacatAACGGTACTAATTCAGATGATAAATGCTGACCTACTTAGTCTATCATTCTAACTAATCCTCACCAAAACAAACGTGGCGTCTGATGACAAACGCTGGGAACCGAATAACACATTTGAGATTTGAATGGATTAACCGTTTAATGGTGACATAATACATAAGCCGAATAAAATACAACGCTGTCAAGCTCCATATGCGGTAAACTGTTGTTTTTAAACTCACGCAAACGTTGACATTAGCGCCTCATACTTAAATTGCCTTATTTTACGATGGAGTATTGGTACTAGCGTCGCTCCATTTGAGACGGAACGGTACTTAGCTTAGCACTATGCTATCGAAACGATGATAGGTTCGTTGCAAAATACGCCTTTCCATTACCTTCAGATTCTCAAAATGAGAGTGTGCTCGTTGGTAACTTCCTGGCAATCAAGGATGGACTCGTTCTGTGCAGACCAGCCAGATGTCCGACCTGCCTGCAGCCGGACTGGCGGGACTTGAGCGAAGGGACGAAGTCAATCCAGCGTTGTTTCCAGCTAACGAGAAACAGAAGACGGTTGGGGTGTGCTGGTTTCCACGCATAGCAAAAGATTCTGCCCCACGGCGCGCATGAGCCTGCAACTGGATCGCGGTGCAGGAGGAAAGAGCTAGTGGATGAAAGTGACACTTTCCAAGAGCGGTCGCAATGATGATGCAGATTCTGATTAATTTAAAtacctcctgtaaacatcatagTAGTATAACTTCAAACGACACATATATCTGCAAACCCATACATAAAACAGTTCATAATATTTATCTGTAAATATAACTCTTGACAAGGATTAATTTTAGGACGTCCTCTTAAAGCTATGTCACTTCACTCTAGTCTTTTATTGACTTTGGACCACTTCCTGAAATGTGTCAATTGGAATGCTGAATTATTGGCAGAGGTGGCATACTGTAGTGCAAGTACAGAATAGATACAGAACActggtaaaagtaaaaatattgcTTCAtgttatgatgtcatttttacaagATTCTATTTCCGTGTACCAAGACAAGAAATAAATGAACCTATACTACAATgaacaatatatatttgttattaTACATTAATGGTTTGGTCTTATATGTTATGATTGAACCATGATTAAtatagactttgaaaataaaaaaatatatatatatataattttttttactgtcggcAGGTTTACCATGATGTCATACACCACCATGTTGAAGGTCGACATTAATTGTTGTGATGTTTATTGAGTGAATAGCACATTCATTCTCGAACCTTTTACAGTACCAGCGAGCAAAATACAGAGTTCTCCATGTACGACCTTAAAACATCGTATCGTAGCAGGTCTAAGTGGTACCTCAACATTATGCAGTTTGACCATTAACGCAGTGTCTAAATATATTTAGGGGattcttcacttatttagcccattatagcaataaaaagttaatattttgtctataattaatttgatactttcattattttttacatagaATTAGGACCTTTAACTCTTTCATTCCCAGCCCTTTTGCtcctgtctgttttactggattttgactgactttgcaaggtctacagaatattctgttctattgctataaaaacatccgTTTCCatattgcagcaattagcattagaatattgctgtttcatcatcattcacaaacctgttgaaaacactggcaaaaagagcttgttgcaaatggccctggctgatttcttatactcttctgccacctgctggccgttttttgcaataactaccatttaaaCAACCTTTATGAtttaggcattaaaaaaaaaaaaaaaacagaaaaaaccatataaatatgttttttgggagtgaagaacaaagaattgaaaaacgtacttatacgtctttgggtttgaatgagctactttattttgcaacttgctgtcgactgaaatcgACATCACAAggtctcagataaccaatctcagctgttttctaggtttggtcatgtgacattcacaagctgagctgtgattggttatctgagcccttgtgatgtcattttcagttgacagcaggttgcaaaatgtgtttttaaaggtactaattgtacatgaaaaataatggaaatatcaaatttattataggcaaaatattaatgtttgactgccaaaaatggctaaataagtaaagtatccctttaaatataacTGAACTGTATTGGGATTCTTTCAAGTCCCCCCCAGGGTGAGCCCAAACACCACTAGTGGTACTAGTACCAACTTTGAGAAAAAGAATCACTAGTGGAAATACAGAACCATTCCAATCTCAACctccaaaatggcggacacaCCAGTGCTGATCACCTAATCAAAAACTggcaaaatggggggaaaacaaataataataataaaaaaaaactgcacagaATATATTTTCCCTCTTTAATTAACGTACATATTgctcacacaaaaaataaaacattacatttcacatttacttaagCGCTGTTCCAATAGCTTTGCTAACACCGTGAACTGTGTAACAAACCTAAATTAGCTAATTGTaacatctaaataaaaaaaaagcaggtgtATGTTTTTCCAGATTAGAAAAAGAATTTCTGAACATTAGAagcgtgtgatttttttttagcgctGACTTGCCGCCTTCGCTATAACTATTTTTTgtagctgacaaaaaaaatacaaataaaaaatatttgaaatatggcCATGCATGGATGGATTCTGAGGTTTGAGTACATAACCAAGATCACAACCATGGTGACTTTAGCTCCCTGTaattatgtcatttttagtaAGTAACAAGACTGTTTTAATAAAGTAAGGAGTAGAAAGTACAGACTAATCTTAATGACAAATGCAGGGAGTAACTGTAAATTGACAGTGGGTCACTGGTTTTACTTTTAACCCTTGGTAATTTGCAGTACAGTAACAATTATTTCATACACaatagtcagaaaaaaatatgtattactaTGTTGTCACTAATAGCTACTCACACAGTGACCAAGATCCACATTGGCTGCAGTAAATAAGAATAAATCAGCAACATTAGTAATTGATGGTTAAGAGTTTGCCTTCAATCAATAATACAACTTTATGCTTACTGTAGACTCAAAGGCAGCAAGGCAAAGTAAGTAAAATGTCAACatcaaaaatacagtacagatTGATTTGTTGGCAATTACTACATCCCTATGTAAAATAGattatctttaaaaaataataataacatgacAGCAATGGGTAGTGTGGGTTATTCATATACAAAATGAAACTCATTACAAAAGATGTAATTATCTCCACTTTTCAGATTGTGTGTCTGGTTGTTCACTTTTACTGATTGACAGCGATAATTAACCTTTGGAACCACTTTTTGTAAATCATTTTGATAAGTTGTGTCCCGTGAGATATTTTATCCATGTGAAATGTGCATTGGCTCAGTAAAAGCACTGTTGTATTGGAGTCCATATTATGGTaaccaatttatttatgtatttattttcatttcactgtATCATGAAAAATGTTGCAACAGTGTAAGAAAACCAAATCTAAAGTAAACTAATATTAAAGATTGATTCACTTAATTTGGTGGAGAATAAAGTTACCGATAAGTTGTTAggatgagactttttttttttttgtaacaagtgGTTTACTGCTGTACTTCATTAACATCATTGTTGTTAGCATGATTGTCTTGACTGACAGAATCGGTGCAATTTGTCATCTGAGATCGACTAAAGCCCATTAATGAACCTCAACAGGATGTACAGTAGCAAATGCAAGACACAACAAAATTCTTTTCAGTTGGGTACGGTGAAATGAAGGATGGATTTCTCTAAAGTGAAGTCATACTGAAAATACATTAGGTTGGAGTTCATGTCCTTGGACAGCAGCATGTGGGTAACAGAAGAGAACCCTTGTTGCATTTCCTGAACATGAGGTGCCAAAGCAAATGGGATGTCACCAAGGACATCAGGAGCAGATGATGAAGACTCTACTACTGAGGAACGATCGCCCAGGTGGGTGGGTGATGGATCTGTACTCAAAACTGTTTCCACTGGGCGAGCTGGAGCAGGACATTCAGCCTATGAAAAGGAGAAACAGAATTAGTCATATCATATTAATGTGTCTTCTTTTATCGTTATAAATAATCACTACGGGGCTATAAGGATGATGATGAATCACATTCAGCATTGTTATTGATGGATAAAACTTGATGCAGATGGGAGaatcaaagaaaataaaatgcctttttcAAATATTAAGTCATCATTTGTGTATGTAGTGTGTTTACATTGTCTGTCAAAGGAACAATTAGTTACTGTtgcttaggggtgtgctcaaaaaatcgatacggcaatatatcgtcgcgggcctcattacaatacacgtatcgatacgcagagtcgatattgctcgttaactttaaataggcaattATCGTttacctttgcagcttgcattatacctaaaaaataaaaaccagcagcgtctttgaagttaattgacttcaattaatgcaaaaatagctcaccagtgattggacactgtgtcttgctaaagaaaaattaaagcagaggaagaatatcaacatttatttacttataaacttaacatggcacgtgtctcaatgtgccaattttcctatattttatttaaaaaaaaacgaaatataatgtgctgcatgaaaaaaatgctgtttttattcctccaaatatttcaaataagcacttttttttttcattttcgagctgtaattttaatactttgatatttatcggctcatgcctattaataaattttaccggtgtgtctgtgaaaactgttcCCTGCTCTGCAGCACGTACACATTTAgagcaggcatgccgcttggtgatAAACCacaagagctactaacaaaaacattttttgtcatccagcataataaacatatcctttaggtatacatatgactgttattataaaatgcaagtaaatgaatgcaaaatatcgcgatacgtttcgccttgaagatcatgtattgggatacatatgtattgcgatacgtatcgtatcataacccctgtatcgtgatacgtatcgtatcgtgaggttggcggcaatacccagccctactcttGCTTACTTCGTCCAAGTCTTTGAGAAGACAGtggattcattttattttttaagaacatGTAAAGACAGCATTTCTCAAAGGACTGTTTTGTTACTGAAAGCCTATTCAGAGCTGTATTTCCAACGGTGTGACACGACTGCAAACGTGAAAAATGTATGTGGAACATTTTATCGACGTAGCCTTCCTTCCTATCCTTTCAATTAGAGATGTGCCATATTATCTCTTCTACCATATTACcagtgtatttatacatttgtctTGTGGAGGTAGTTTGGTTACAATAGGTCAGATATGATAAAGCAGACCGTGGTTGGACAATACTGAAGCGGTCACgtattgtttggccaagataCAATccgctaggggtgttaaaaaaaaatcgattcggcgatatatcgcgatactacatcgcgcgattctcgaatcgattcaataatcggcaaaatcgattttttttttttttaggattactcattcactgccagtcattatagaaaatttttacatttccaatactcacgtgatattacattcaataattatatataaaccgaatctaccaaataacagaatagactccctactttttgtcccgtcccgttcttttataattgacagcagaaaaatgtaggtttgccaaaatacagccatttctcccatggactctgaaactgtgtttatttcctataaaatggggcaatgatgtcatctaccggtggttgggcatcagtaaagttgtttccaagtttgatatttacagtggagcatgctcagattcgcccccatttagcaccgctctaaaaaatacaattgacaagtatacttgtcaaaggcagtgaatgagttaagcatggaagaatgttatatgaacggaacattaagccttaatattttatttcaatgctgttcaaacatgaaacaaattacaacctctataagactgaaatttcagataaataaataatacattttcatataaatcttacactctacaagcttactgattagtattttctaaatttgaatgaaaaaaaatcgcaacaatcgacttataaattcgtatcgggattaatcggtatcgaatcgaatcgtgacctgtgaatcgtgatacgaatcgaatcgtcaggtactaggcaattcacacccctacaatccgcggtggttattttgccgtgattgGCAACTCGACACCTATTTGACGTGACTTTGTGATGGTAACTAGCCGCTAAGTGGTCTCGACGAGGCGGCTTGCGCGTTGCAACCGCGCAGTGGCTTAGAAAGCCTGGTGGGCCATCTGGGTAATACAATTAAACTGAACAGGAGCATT
This portion of the Festucalex cinctus isolate MCC-2025b chromosome 19, RoL_Fcin_1.0, whole genome shotgun sequence genome encodes:
- the umad1 gene encoding UBAP1-MVB12-associated (UMA)-domain containing protein 1 isoform X1, producing the protein MFSFLGLRKDSKKSPSESREADGGFVIIGETVEEQRRKIQLMNIEQPSTNVIVLPSKAECPAPARPVETVLSTDPSPTHLGDRSSVVESSSSAPDVLGDIPFALAPHVQEMQQGFSSVTHMLLSKDMNSNLMYFQYDFTLEKSILHFTVPN
- the umad1 gene encoding UBAP1-MVB12-associated (UMA)-domain containing protein 1 isoform X2, translating into MTLRGHEMTGTIDSKGNIYTDTYNIEVTTTRATMFSFLGLRKDSKKSPSESREADGGFVIIGETVEEQRRKIQLMNIEQPSTNVIVLPSKAECPAPARPVETVLSTDPSPTHLGDRSSVVESSSSAPDVLGDIPFALAPHVQEMQQGFSSVTHMLLSKDMNSNLMYFQYDFTLEKSILHFTVPN